Proteins encoded in a region of the Xiphophorus couchianus chromosome 11, X_couchianus-1.0, whole genome shotgun sequence genome:
- the LOC114153687 gene encoding trifunctional purine biosynthetic protein adenosine-3-like: MRILTGIFVKKWHGRLLNIHPSLLPSFKGVNAQQQALQARVLITGCTVHFVAEEVDAGAVVVQEAVPVLVGDTEESLSARIREAEHKAFPKALELVASGAVQLGPDGNIVWKQKR, encoded by the exons ATGAGGATCCTGACTGGGATCTTTGTGAAAAAATGGCATG GGAGGCTCCTCAACATTCATCCCTCCCTGCTGCCTTCATTCAAAGGGGTCAATGCCCAGCAACAGGCTCTCCAGGCCAGAGTGCTGATAACTGGGTGCACCGTCCACTTTGTAGCT GAAGAGGTTGATGCAGGCGCCGTCGTGGTCCAGGAAGCCGTTCCGGTGTTGGTTGGAGACACAGAGGAAAGTCTGTCAGCCAGAATCAGGGAGGCTGAGCACAAAGCGTTCCCTAAAGCTCTGGAGCTGGTGGCCAGTGGAGCGGTGCAACTGGGACCAGATGGAAACATAGTCTGGAAGCAAAAGCGTTGA